From a single Pochonia chlamydosporia 170 chromosome Unknown PCv3seq00010, whole genome shotgun sequence genomic region:
- a CDS encoding FAD linked oxidase-like protein (similar to Metarhizium acridum CQMa 102 XP_007808613.1): protein MDKIVPFNRFPNFPPKAFKGKVLRPGDAGYDEARKIPNTRYGSEPALIARCYDADDIVMAVKYCNAHNEPIAIRSGGHSIDGHAMPQDAFVIDTTLMKRIHVDPSTGITTIESGVLLGEMDAATQKHGYAVPLGTVSSTGAAGLTLGGGIGYLTRRFGMTVDSLLSVDVVTVAGAKLTASETENSELFWGLRGAGHNLAIATSFTYQAHKVGPQVTSGLIIYSIDNAVPILSQMDKIMRKAPRELSIYPVILPAPPLPGLPEQMIGVPILVLIIVYSGEAAKYEEAMFAVRELGQPLADMVRPTSWVEANSILDVLAPPGRRQHSRGGYLAALTPEVAAKAVAKAMCPPTPTSPGPSVAIAFPCLGGANLDFAEDSTAYSRTGAHWMWEVLGMWDTPEKDAEFDGWVDSVMDAMTPHSLRNAYVNLSVDRGPEWLRNVYGSRKKWRRVCALKHQYDPHNRLRYNKNITRAQKVLGRSSFCTWI, encoded by the coding sequence ATGGACAAAATCGTCCCTTTCAACAGATTCCCGAATTTTCCTCCCAAGGCCTTCAAGGGCAAGGTGTTACGTCCCGGTGACGCAGGATACGATGAGGCCCGCAAGATACCCAACACCCGATACGGAAGTGAGCCAGCTCTCATAGCGCGGTGCTATGATGCCGACGATATTGTCATGGCGGTCAAGTACTGCAATGCTCATAACGAACCAATTGCTATACGTAGTGGTGGGCATTCTATCGACGGCCACGCCATGCCCCAAGACGCTTTTGTCATCGACACAACTCTGATGAAGCGCATCCACGTTGACCCTTCCACGGGCATCACCACTATCGAATCTGGCGTTCTTCTCGGTGAAATGGACGCAGCGACTCAGAAACACGGCTATGCTGTCCCATTGGGCACGGTTTCATCAACAGGTGCCGCTGGCTTAACACTAGGAGGCGGGATCGGATATCTCACGAGACGATTCGGCATGACGGTCGACAGCTTACTTTCCGTGGACGTGGTAACAGTTGCAGGCGCGAAGCTCACAGCGTCAGAAACCGAAAACTCAGAGCTATTCTGGGGTCTCCGAGGCGCTGGACACAAtctcgccattgccaccTCCTTCACATACCAGGCGCACAAGGTCGGACCCCAAGTCACCAGCGGCCTGATCATCTACTCCATCGACAACGCGGTGCCTATCCTATCGCAGATGGACAAGATCATGCGAAAAGCACCGCGGGAACTCTCCATATATCCGGTGATTCTACCAGCACCACCTCTCCCCGGCCTTCCAGAACAAATGATCGGCGTCCCCATCCTGGTGTTAATCATTGTGTACAGCGGTGAGGCAGCCAAGTACGAGGAGGCCATGTTCGCGGTCCGTGAGCTGGGTCAACCACTAGCCGACATGGTCCGGCCAACGTCATGGGTCGAAGCGAACTCGATATTAGACGTGCTCGCTCCGCCTGGTCGTCGACAACATTCCCGTGGCGGCTATCTCGCAGCCCTCACGCCCGAGGTAGCTGCCAAGGCAGTCGCGAAAGCAATGTgtcctccaacaccaaccagtCCTGGTCCCAGCGTTGCCATTGCGTTTCCCTGTCTTGGAGGCGCGAATCTGGACTTTGCAGAAGACTCAACCGCGTATTCGCGCACAGGGGCCCATTGGATGTGGGAAGTGCTGGGGATGTGGGATACGCCGGAGAAGGATGCCGAGTTTGACGGCTGGGTCGACAGCGTGATGGACGCCATGACGCCTCACTCGCTGAGGAATGCGTACGTCAACTTGTCTGTTGATCGGGGGCCGGAGTGGCTGCGCAATGTCTACGGgtcgaggaagaagtggcGGCGTGTTTGTGCGTTGAAGCATCAGTATGATCCGCATAACCGCCTTCGATATAACAAGAACATTACGAGGGCGCAGAAGGTGCTGGGCAGGTCGTCGTTTTGCACGTGGATCTAG
- a CDS encoding monocarboxylate permease (similar to Neosartorya fischeri NRRL 181 XP_001265376.1), which produces MTVTKLPSHAEADQSSQQSEDITPKEIECPDGGLLAWLQVASSFFLLFNSWGIINTFGVYQTYYETNLLHNHSPSSISWIGSIQPFLLLIVGVISGPLYDMGFFRSLVAVGTVLIVLSFMLTSLCRAYWQVILAQSIFVGVGAGCLFIPAVAVVPRYFLRRRAVATGIVTSGSSLGGTLYPIIFQQLEPRIGFPWTNRVLGFIALATCTFSLVVIRPLGKPSERRSLLELPAFRERTYQIYCVAMFFGYIAFFGPVFYLQSYALTHGLSDGTLALYLVAILNAASIAGRIVPPYFAPKIGAINIMFFSCASAGVITMCWIAVRSAAGNVAFAVAYGFSSGGIIAMPTVVLASLMQDIGLLGTRMGMSSVLNAFASLCGAPIVGAILKGSAGDYLGVQLFCGLSMLVTAGIWFALRWTQSGPKLLANV; this is translated from the exons ATGACAGTTACCAAACTCCCCAGTCATGCGGAAGCCGACCAATCGTCACAGCAATCCGAAGACATAACCCCCAAAGAAATCGAATGTCCAGATGGCGGTTTACTCGCCTGGCTCCAAGTAGCCAGCtcattcttcctcctctttaACTCATG GGGCATCATTAACACATTCGGCGTCTACCAAACATACTACGAAACTAACCTCCTGCACAACCACTCCCCCAGCTCGATATCATGGATCGGCTCAATCCAACCCTTCCTCCTGCTCATCGTGGGCGTCATATCCGGACCCCTCTACGACATGGGCTTCTTCCGGTCCCTCGTCGCCGTCGGCAccgtcctcatcgtcctcagCTTCATGCTCACCAGTCTATGCAGAGCCTACTGGCAGGTGATTCTCGCGCAGTCCATATTCGTCGGTGTAGGCGCAGGATGTCTCTTCATCCCAGCAGTAGCAGTTGTGCCGCGGTACTTTCTACGCAGGAGAGCCGTGGCCACGGGCATCGTCACATCGGGAAGCAGTCTAGGCGGGACGCTGTATCCGATTATATTCCAGCAGCTTGAGCCGAGGATCGGCTTCCCCTGGACGAACCGTGTGCTTGGGTTTATCGCCCTTGCGACATGCACTTTTTCACTGGTGGTTATACGACCGTTGGGGAAACCGAGCGAGAGGCGATCCCTGCTGGAGCTGCCTGCGTTTAGGGAGCGCACATATCAGATATACTGTGTGGCAATGTTCTTTGGGTATATTGCCTTCTTTGGTCCCGTGTTTTATCTACAGTCGTATGCCTTGACGCACGGGTTATCTGACGGGACGCTGGCGCTGTATCTGGTTGCTATTTTGAACGCGGCGTCCATAGCTGGCAGAATTGTCCCGCCGTATTTTGCGCCCAAGATTGGCGCTATTAACATCATGTTCTTCTCGTGTGCTTCCGCTGGCGTCATCACCATGTGCTGGATTGCGGTGCGTAGTGCGGCTGGGAACGTTGCCTTTGCGGTGGCATATGGCTTCTCATCAGGGGGGATTATTGCCATGCCGACGGTCGTGCTGGCGAGTCTGATGCAGGATATTGGTCTGCTTGGGACGCGGATGGGCATGTCTTCGGTGTTGAATGCGTTTGCGTCCCTGTGCGGAGCTCCAATTGTAGGTGCGATCTTGAAGGGGAGTGCAGGGGACTATCTTGGGGTTCAGTTGTTTTGTGGCTTGTCCATGTTGGTTACTGCCGGGATTTGGTTTGCGTTGCGATGGACGCAGAGTGGTCCGAAGCTGCTGGCGAATGTATGA
- a CDS encoding alpha-N-acetylglucosaminidase (similar to Neosartorya fischeri NRRL 181 XP_001260436.1), with amino-acid sequence MVCLRRLALTAVLSLPTTNALATATSGLSGLADRLFNGQGSAFEFVLTAHYDNWSRWNPPVNDNYTVSSAHGKIRVEGTTLNALARGLRHYANEVLQIDEFWFVETYKTVPERLPAPKQPLTGASVVPWRYNLNTVTFSYSFAWYQWKDWEKFIDWAALRGINLQLAWVGYEKIFLDSFKELGLSNEDILPFFSGPAFQSWNRFGNIQRSWGGKGDLPLEFIEQQFDLQKKIVARMVELGITPVLPAFPGFVPDSIKKVRPNAKLTVSPNWFYPAPDKYTRDLFLDPLDKTYSELQKLFISKQIDAFGNVTNIYTLDQFNELSPASGETNYLSGISKNTYAGLTAANPAAVWLLQGWLFFSSRSFWTQPRIDAYLGGVTDNQGMLILDLYSEMNPQWQRTNSYSGKRWIWCQLHDFGGNMALEGRVQTLTSAPIDALAQSKSLVGFGLTPEGYEGNEIVYDILLDQAWAAKPLDTKAYFESWTTKRYAGVSKIPSELYQAWETLRTNVYSNTRTDIPQVAVATYQLRPALSGIVNRTGHFPHPTAVHYDPAVLKDVWKLMLESVLRQGSLWKVPAFQLDFIDVSRQMLSNQFDFLYVDLINAYKCSIATGSNELRSNTPNCNVESAGNKLLGLLSTLDLTLLTNRHFTLQNWIDAASSWGKATGNEDLFTFNARSQVTVWQVDATNLNDYAAKAWGGLVGPYYKGRWSIFVDALVAASKSGNLDQNALTQKLKAFEAKWQAGGSAVAQANVQDFSVVMQSLQKSWPDLFPTK; translated from the exons ATGGTTTGTTTACGCCGTCTTGCACTCACCGCAGTGCTATCTTTACCAACCACAAATGCCTTAGCAACAGCGACAAGCGGTCTTTCTGGACTGGCAGATCGTCTGTTCAATGGCCAAGGAAGCGCGTTTGAGTTTGTTCTCACGGCGCATTACGACAATTGGTCGCGCTGGAACCCGCCCGTCAATGACAACTACACGGTTTCATCTGCGCATGGAAAGATTCGCGTCGAGGGTACGACACTGAATGCGTTGGCGAGAGG CCTGCGACACTATGCCAATGAGGTTTTGCAGATTGACGAGTTTTGGTTTGTTGAAACTTACAAGACTGTCCCGGAACGTTTGCCTGCGCCCAAGCAGCCTTTGACTGGAGCAAGTGTTGTGCCTTGGAGATATAACCTCAACACTG TCACCTTTTCGTATAGCTTTGCTTGGTATCAATGGAAAGACTGGGAGAAATTCATCGACTGGGCGGCCCTGCGCGGTATCAACCTGCAACTTGCGTGGGTGGGCTATGAGAAGATTTTCCTCGACAGCTTCAAGGAGTTGGGTCTCTCCAACGAAGACATCCTGCCATTCTTCAGTGGACCGGCGTTTCAATCATGGAACCGGTTTGGAAATATTCAACGTTCATGGGGCGGAAAGGGTGACTTACCACTTGAATTCATCGAGCAGCAGTTCGATCTGCAGAAGAAGATCGTGGCTCGCATGGTTGAGCTCGGCATAACGCCAGTACTGCCTGCATTCCCCGGCTTTGTCCCGGATAGCATCAAAAAGGTTCGGCCGAATGCAAAACTGACGGTTTCCCCAAACTGGTTCTacccagcaccagacaagtaCACGCGGGATTTGTTCCTCGACCCGTTGGATAAAACCTATTCGGAGCTGCAGAAGCTGTTCATCTCCAAACAGATCGACGCCTTTGGAAACGTCACCAATATTTATACCCTCGATCAATTCAACGAATTGTCTCCTGCGTCAGGCGAAACCAACTACCTCTCGGGAATATCGAAAAACACATATGCTGGCCTCACGGCTGCCAACCCTGCTGCGGTGTGGCTGCTCCAGGGAtggctcttcttctcgagcCGCAGCTTTTGGACACAGCCTCGTATTGATGCGTATCTCGGGGGTGTGACAGACAACCAGGGCATGCTGATTCTTGATTTGTACTCGGAAATGAATCCCCAGTGGCAAAGAACGAACAGCTATTCTGGAAAGAGATGGATTTGGTGTCAACTACACGACTTCGGAGGGAACATGGCGCTAGAAGGTCGGGTTCAGACACTTACATCCGCGCCGATTGATGCCCTTGCACAATCAAAGTCCCTCGTTGGATTTGGTCTAACACCAGAGGGTTATGAGGGTAATGAAATCGTCTACGACATCCTCCTGGACCAGGCTTGGGCTGCCAAACCTCTCGACACAAAGGCGTACTTTGAATCATGGACGACGAAACGATACGCAGGTGTTTCAAAAATACCCTCGGAACTCTACCAAGCATGGGAAACACTCCGCACAAACGTCTACAGCAATACACGCACCGACATCCCCCAAGTCGCCGTCGCAACATATCAGCTTCGCCCAGCGTTATCCGGTATCGTCAACCGAACCGGCCACTTCCCTCATCCCACAGCTGTTCACTACGATCCTGCAGTGCTTAAAGATGTCTGGAAACTCATGCTGGAATCCGTTTTGCGGCAAGGGTCTCTTTGGAAAGTCCCCGCCTTCCAGCTAGATTTCATTGACGTCTCACGCCAAATGCTAAGCAACCAATTCGACTTTTTGTACGTCGACCTCATCAACGCCTACAAGTGCAGCATCGCCACCGGCTCCAATGAACTTCGCTCCAACACGCCAAACTGCAACGTCGAGTCTGCAGGCAACAagctgctcggcctcctGTCCACGCTAGATCTCACTCTCCTGACAAACAGGCATTTTACGCTGCAAAACTGGATAGACGCCGCCAGCTCCTGGGGCAAAGCCACCGGAAACGAAgacctcttcaccttcaacgCCCGCAGCCAAGTCACAGTGTGGCAAGTCGACGCCACGAATCTGAACGACTACGCGGCCAAGGCGTGGGGTGGCCTCGTAGGACCGTACTACAAGGGACGCTGGAGCATTTTCGTAGATGCCCTCGTGGCGGCTAGCAAGTCGGGCAACTTGGATCAGAATGCGCTGACGCAAAAGTTGAAGGCTTTTGAGGCGAAGTGGCAGGCTGGTGGGAGTGCTGTAGCCCAGGCAAATGTGCAGGATTTTAGTGTCGTCATGCAGTCTTTGCAGAAGAGTTGGCCGGATTTGTTTCCGACCAAGTAG